The DNA segment GGCCCGGACACCGCGCTCTCCAAGTTCATCCACGAACCCTGGGCCGTCATCGGTCCGCCGTTGAACACCCTGCTCGGCAACTCCTCCATCAGCGTGGGCAGTTTCGACGACGGCGCGATGATGCTGCGCAACGTGCTCAACCACATGGAGTTCGTGCAGAACGACATCAAGTCGTGGGTCAAGGACATCAATGTGCCGGACTCCGAGATGCAGGGCACGGCGGCCGGGGCCTTCAAGCGGGTCCTCGTGGCCGTGCAGCAGCAGGTGGCGTACCTCCGCCAGGAGGTGGTGAACTACGGGGACATCCCCACCCTCATCGACAGTGCGCGGGTCAAGCTGCACGACGCGATGCTCGCGCTGGTCAACGCGGCCGACGCCTACCGCAACGCCGCGAGCGGCGTGGCCTGGCCCGCCACCCACGTCCGCAAGACGTTCTTCGATTCCCTCGCCACCACGACACTCCAGTTCGACGCGTCGGGCGATGCCTTTCTCAACGTGCCGGGTCTCGGGGATCCGACGAAGCCGGACTTCTGGGCCGCGCTGGAGCAGAAGTCGAAGGACGCCTGGCTGAAGGGGGTGGCGGACAACCTGGACACCGTCGCCAAGCCGCAGCTGGGTTCCGTGCAGACCGCCTACCAGGCCGCGATCGACGTGATCCCGCCGACCGCGCTCACCATGCCGCCGTACCGCGATCCGGACGCGCCGAAGCCGCCGGGTGACGACACGAACACCGGCGACAAGCCCCCGGGCGACGACACCGACACCCCGCCACCGCCGGGCGGCGACACCGACACGGGCGACAAGCCGCCGGGCAGCGACTCCGACACGCCTCCCGGCGGCCAGGACGACAAGACCCAGGCTCCGCCGCCGCCCTCGACCTCGAAGGTCGACGGGCCGCCGAAGACCGAGTCCAACATCCCGCCCCCGCCGCCGCAGTCGAAGACGGACGGCCCCCCGAACATCGGCGGCGACAAGACCGGCGGGAACACGCTGCTCGACAAGAACAACCAGTCGATCAAGGACTCGAAGGGCAACGAGACCCAGATCCCGCCCGGGTCCCGCATCAACAAGGACGGCACGATCACCGGGCCCGACGGCAAGCTGCTGCTGGGTGCCGACAAGAAGCCCCTCAAGGCTCCGCCGAACTCCCACATCGGCCCCAGCTCGACGATCGGCAACAGCAGCAGCAACAGCAAGCAGCAGCTGAAGGAACAGCAGGAGCTGCAGGAACAGCAGCTCAAGCAGCAGAAGGTCAACCAGCAGAAGCAGCTGAAGGTCCAGCAGGATCTCCAGGAAGAGCAGCTGAAGCAGCGGAAGGCGCAGGAGGCCCAGGAGGTCGCGCAGGAGAAGGCGTACCAGCAGGCCCTCTCCCACGTCCGCGGTCAGGCCCGTACCGAGACCAGTGGCAACGGGTACGGGAACAAGTTCGGAGGCGGCGACAAGAACAGGCTGAACCTGGAGGAGACACCGCCCCGGGTCAATGAGCGGCTGACCAACAGCCGGGCCCTCGGCGACCCCAAGACCTCCGTCTCCGAGCGTGTCCGCCGCACCTCGGCAAACGAGCCCGATCTGGCCGCCGAGACCGCGGCCAGGGAGTCCTCCGCGATGAATCGCACCTCGTCCAACGGCCAGCCGATGATGCCCCCCATGGGTGGCGGAGGCGGCGGTGGGGGCGGCGGCGGGCGGGACCGCGAGCGCCGCACCTGGCTGGCGGAGGACGAAGAGACCTGGGGTACGTCCCAGGAAGCAGCACCGGGAGTGATCGGCTGATGGGCAACGGATTCCAGGAACAGCTCGACGAGATGATGGGAAAGCTCGCGGAGCACCGCGATTCCCTCCTCGCGACCCAGCGGGAGCTGGCCAAGTACACGGTCACCGTGCAGTCGAAGGACCGGATGCTGACGGTCGTCGCGGGCGCCCAGGGCGACGTGCGGGAGGTCAAGTTCCATACGGACGCGTACCGCGACATGGCCCCCGCCGAACTGGGTGCCGCGCTGGTCGAGGTCATCGGGCAGGCCAGGGAACAGGCCGGACAGAAGGTCCGTGAGACCGTCTCGCCGTTCCAGGGGGCGGGCGCCGCCCTGCGCAAGTCGATGACGGGCGGCAACGAGATGGACGATCTGATGGGCCCGTTGCGGGAGATGTGGCCGGGGCCGGAGGGGCCGGGCGGCACACCGGGGGCCGGCCGGAACGGCACGGGCAAGGCGACGGGCGGTACTCCGCGCACCGGCCGGAACGGCACGGGCAAGGGCGGTGCTTCGGATGGCTGAGAAGATCACCACCATCGACCAGCTCAAGCAGCAGTTCGCCCAGTATCCGCAGATCGGGTCGCTGATCAAGCAGATCGGCGACTACCTGGCCCAGATCGACAAGATCAACATCGATGGCGGCGGCAAGGACGACGAGATCGCCAAGCAGTACCACGAGACCATCGACCCCGGCATGAAGCACCTGCACGACCTGCTGACCATGCTCAAGACCCTGGTCGAGCAGGTCGGTTACACGGGATCCGACGTGATGGGCCTGTTCGACCGCGTCGAGGACGAAGCCAAGTCACTCGCGACCAGTTGGTCGAGCGACGCCACATGATGAGAGCCCGCCGATGCTGACCCCCTCCCCTGCGGTCGAGTGGATCATGCATGCCCTCACGGGCATGAAGTGGCCCCAGGCCAACGAGGACGAGCTCAGGAACGCGGCGGAGCTCTACGACTCCGTGGCCGACGACTACAAACAGCTCGACGACCAGCTCGTGCTGTTGCTCCAGAGCATCCAGAAGAACTTCGAGGGCGACGCGGCCAACGCGTTCCTCAATCTGGGGCAGGTCATCGCGGGCGGCGACGACTCGTTCCTCGACGCGGCGGCCGAGCAGTCGAAGACCATGGCGAAGGCCGCCCGGGACACCGCGAACCAGGCCGAATACACGAAGTGGATGATGCTCGCCCAGCTCATCGAGCTGCTGGCCGAGTTCATGTACGCCATGGCGTTCTCGTGGGTGCCCGGCCTCGGCGAGGCCCTGATGTCGGAACTGAGCTGGCGCACGCTCTTCACCCGGCTGTTCCTCAAGGCCCTGATCAAGGAGCTGCTCAAGAGGATCGCCCAGCACGTCGCCCTCGGGGTCGGCATGGGCATAGCGATGGACCGCATCATCCAGATGGTCCAGATCGGCGAGGGTCACCGGGACAGCTTCGACAACAAGCTGCTGCTGGACGCGGTCAAGTTCGGCGCGATCCAGGGCCTGGTCACCGGGCCGCTCAGCCTGCTCGCCCCGGGGCTCGGCAAGTGGCTGGGCAACAAGCTCGGCACCGGTCTGTCGAAGCTCCTCACCAAGGAGCTGAACACGGCCTTCAAGACCCTGGAGAAGGTCGGGGGCAAGGGGGCGGGCGACCTGGCCAAGAACCTGGCCAAGGTACTCAGCGACCACGACCTCAACCTCACCAAGGGCTTCTACAAGGCCAGTGGCAAGGAGAGCGCCAAGGGCGCGGGCGACACCTTCATCAAGAACGTCGGCAAGGAGTTCGCCAAGTCCCCCTTCCACGGGCTGACGAAGGAGGAGGCCCGTCAGATCGGGCAGACCTGGGCCAAGACCGTCACCAAGCACTGGTCGGGCCCGGCCAAGGGCGCGGCGGAAGCACTCAGCAAGGAGCTCACCAAGGAGCTGAGCGGCAAGGTCGACAAGTCCGTGCTGAAGGCGCTCGCCGATGACATGCCCCAGTCCCTGATGCACATGGGGTTCCAGGGCAACAAGCGCTTCCGGCTGGGCGAGGTGGGCAGTGGGCTGCTCGTCGAGTCCATCGGCCAGAACCTCGGCGAGGGCTTCTACAACCTGATCTACCAGGACGGCTTCTCGACGTCGTGGGACACCTTCGTCGCGGGCATGCTGACCGGCGGACTGAGCCACGCCGGACACGTCTATCTCGTCCACCCCGTCGTGCACGCCATGTCCCACCACTTCGACACGTCGGGGCTCGACGGCGGGCTCGGCAAGGGCCTGGACAAGAACCTGGACCTGGACCTGGACAAGGACCTGAACAAGGTCCCGGACGATGACCTCGACTACCTCGATGTGAGCGACACCGACAGCGACACCGAGACGCTGTACGGCGATACGGACCTCACGACGGACACACCGCAGGGCACGGGAAGCGACACCACCACCGACCACACGTCCCACGGCCCCGTGACGCCGTCGACGCCGGTGACGACGGCCTCATCGGACACGACGGTCCCCACGGTCCACCACACGAACGACGTTCAGCAGACGAACGCTTCGGACAGCCGGAACCAGTCCGAGGCCCCGGTGACGCCGCTCGCGCCCGTCTCGCAGGTCGCGCCGAACGCGTCCGGATCCCCGACCCATCAGGCACCGACCACCTCGCCGAACCTGTCCTCCACCCAGTCGTCATCGTCCAGCACGCCCCATGCGGCTCCCCCGCCCCGCCGTCCGAACCAGTCCCCCCTTCTGCCGAACAGTGGCGAAGGCAGCAGCATCGAACTGAAGCCCCTGCGGCGCCCGACGTCGACACAGACCACTTCCACCGACTTCGACTCGTCGCTCGCGCCGAACAACGAACCGGTCAC comes from the Streptomyces sp. NBC_01471 genome and includes:
- a CDS encoding YbaB/EbfC family nucleoid-associated protein, with amino-acid sequence MGNGFQEQLDEMMGKLAEHRDSLLATQRELAKYTVTVQSKDRMLTVVAGAQGDVREVKFHTDAYRDMAPAELGAALVEVIGQAREQAGQKVRETVSPFQGAGAALRKSMTGGNEMDDLMGPLREMWPGPEGPGGTPGAGRNGTGKATGGTPRTGRNGTGKGGASDG